The following coding sequences are from one Triticum dicoccoides isolate Atlit2015 ecotype Zavitan chromosome 4A, WEW_v2.0, whole genome shotgun sequence window:
- the LOC119289138 gene encoding uncharacterized protein LOC119289138, with amino-acid sequence MAATMKLSLTFVLLLSALVVFGDAQATCDNIRCIQGGYITCKNYPGQKLDGCACVCAPEDGKGCVLHLDSGSTNKCTKY; translated from the exons ATGGCCGCCACCATGAAGCTGTCACTCaccttcgtcctcctcctctccg CGCTGGTGGTGTTCGGGGACGCGCAGGCGACCTGCGACAACATCCGGTGCATCCAGGGAGGGTACATCACCTGCAAGAACTACCCCGGCCAGAAGCTCGACGGGTGCGCCTGCGTGTGCGCGCCCGAGGACGGCAAGGGCTGCGTGCTCCACCTCGACAGCGGCTCCACCAACAAATGCACCAAGTACTGA